From one Terriglobia bacterium genomic stretch:
- a CDS encoding universal stress protein, protein MLKVLVAVDDSPYSDAIIQMLSAEMRPADTTLRLLHVADPFPTRRAQAKGSKEYPDYETARHEQYEEARQLLTSAAARLEAAGFSTEWTVHEGDARGEILDEAQAWGADLIVLGSHGRSGLKRLLTGSVSDAVVHHAACSVEIVRVIHAAH, encoded by the coding sequence ATGCTTAAAGTTCTGGTTGCCGTCGATGATTCTCCCTACTCAGATGCCATCATACAGATGTTGAGCGCCGAGATGCGGCCGGCAGACACAACGCTCCGCCTTCTGCATGTTGCCGATCCGTTTCCCACCCGGCGCGCCCAGGCCAAGGGCAGTAAAGAGTATCCCGACTACGAAACGGCGAGACACGAGCAGTATGAAGAGGCCCGGCAACTGCTCACGAGCGCGGCAGCCAGGCTCGAGGCGGCCGGGTTCAGCACAGAGTGGACCGTTCATGAGGGTGATGCCAGAGGCGAGATTCTCGATGAAGCCCAGGCATGGGGCGCAGATCTGATCGTACTCGGGTCGCATGGCCGGAGTGGATTGAAGCGATTGCTTACCGGCAGCGTCTCCGACGCGGTGGTCCATCATGCGGCTTGCTCGGTCGAGATCGTCAGAGTCATCCATGCGGCTCACTAA
- a CDS encoding DUF4142 domain-containing protein → MKSGRPLMINAAVAGAILVLAGCAHNQPIQASVPDPVLSAAGQNFLFQAQQEAANERDLAVIARNKSANKNIKTYADMVIKDDIESLQKLSQLAQKYKLKQPAAPAEDSKDVTQLKRSSRRTLDKEFLKLTVQDEGQLAGMLKGEASSPADPDVRDYANNLMPVVETELKKAQELQSPVKNRHAKSSTF, encoded by the coding sequence ATGAAAAGCGGTCGTCCGTTAATGATCAATGCAGCCGTCGCAGGCGCCATATTGGTCCTTGCCGGTTGCGCCCATAATCAACCGATACAGGCTTCTGTTCCCGACCCCGTACTCAGCGCGGCCGGCCAGAATTTTCTGTTTCAGGCGCAACAGGAAGCGGCCAATGAGCGAGATCTCGCCGTGATTGCGCGCAATAAGTCGGCCAATAAGAATATAAAGACGTACGCCGATATGGTGATCAAAGACGATATCGAATCCCTGCAAAAACTGTCCCAACTCGCTCAAAAATACAAGCTGAAGCAACCGGCTGCGCCCGCGGAGGACTCAAAAGACGTAACGCAGCTCAAGCGGAGTTCGCGCCGTACTCTTGACAAGGAATTCCTGAAACTGACGGTACAGGATGAAGGACAACTGGCCGGTATGCTCAAGGGTGAAGCAAGCTCGCCTGCCGATCCGGATGTGCGCGACTATGCAAACAACCTCATGCCTGTCGTCGAAACAGAATTAAAGAAGGCCCAGGAACTGCAATCGCCTGTAAAGAACCGCCATGCGAAATCGTCGACATTTTAA
- a CDS encoding PAS domain-containing sensor histidine kinase → MSGTIFKGPPEELVIRTVLFLAASSALTLWAYREKRLQSAVELSNSRFRLLMDNVTDYAILVTAPDGIILDFNSGAKRIIGLDAADHGRSLRMIFPPDERNAFEEELSSAEQNGETRDERWHLRKDGSRFWGYGILTVLRDHDGGLKGYVKILRDLTRQKTAEDERNTMFQELENTNDVLEQMVATLAHDIRVPLTAILGWTAIRKSGQLKKESEIDHAFTVIERNAQKQLELMEGLLELYRVKSRQAEADFKTCNLSAIIYDAVETIRLAAESKKLRIDLFDCEPRILTANPTWLTQIFTNLLQNAVKFTPPRGSIHVTCQTSAASFRITISDSGIGIPHNLLPHIFVPFKRGVSDAPGAGLGLAIVRELVEKHGGSVCADSAGEGKGATFVVELPLRSHHEKRAA, encoded by the coding sequence TTGAGCGGCACAATATTCAAAGGACCACCGGAGGAGCTGGTAATCCGGACGGTCTTGTTTCTCGCCGCCTCCAGTGCCCTGACGCTCTGGGCGTATCGCGAAAAGCGGTTGCAAAGCGCAGTCGAATTGTCGAATTCCCGATTTCGGCTCTTGATGGACAATGTCACGGACTACGCCATATTAGTTACCGCCCCCGATGGGATCATTTTAGATTTCAACTCTGGAGCAAAACGGATTATCGGACTCGATGCGGCAGACCACGGACGAAGCCTCAGAATGATATTTCCTCCGGATGAGCGTAACGCCTTTGAGGAAGAGCTTTCGAGCGCAGAACAAAATGGGGAAACCCGGGACGAGCGATGGCACTTGCGAAAGGACGGATCGCGCTTTTGGGGCTACGGAATTCTGACGGTGTTACGCGACCATGACGGCGGCCTTAAAGGATACGTCAAGATTCTCCGCGATTTGACCCGGCAAAAGACAGCTGAGGACGAGCGAAACACTATGTTTCAAGAGCTGGAAAACACCAATGATGTCCTCGAACAGATGGTCGCAACACTGGCGCACGATATACGGGTTCCGCTTACTGCAATCCTTGGTTGGACAGCGATCAGAAAAAGCGGGCAGTTGAAAAAGGAATCGGAGATCGATCACGCTTTCACTGTCATCGAACGCAACGCGCAGAAGCAGCTTGAGCTGATGGAAGGATTGCTGGAACTGTATAGGGTCAAATCCAGGCAAGCCGAAGCGGATTTCAAAACCTGCAATTTGTCCGCCATTATTTATGATGCAGTTGAGACCATTCGACTGGCCGCGGAATCGAAGAAACTCCGAATAGACCTGTTCGACTGCGAGCCCCGAATCCTTACGGCGAACCCCACGTGGCTGACCCAGATCTTTACCAACCTGCTTCAAAATGCCGTGAAATTCACTCCACCGCGAGGAAGCATACATGTGACGTGTCAAACGTCAGCGGCGTCGTTTCGCATCACAATTAGCGATAGCGGCATCGGAATTCCTCATAACCTGCTTCCCCACATCTTCGTGCCGTTCAAGCGCGGCGTTTCAGACGCGCCTGGTGCGGGTCTCGGCCTTGCGATCGTTCGCGAACTGGTGGAAAAACACGGGGGAAGCGTGTGTGCAGATAGTGCAGGAGAGGGTAAAGGCGCCACCTTTGTCGTCGAGTTGCCGCTCCGGTCACACCATGAAAAACGCGCTGCCTGA
- a CDS encoding DUF1634 domain-containing protein, with translation MTDRQLQSMIGTVLRTGVLAAAVIVSAAGALYLVQHHAEQPRYAKFTSESADLRTIGGIVRSAFHLNSEALIQFGLLVLIATPVARVALAAVGFYFERDNLYVAVSLIVLTILIFSLSHSS, from the coding sequence ATGACGGACCGGCAACTTCAATCGATGATCGGGACCGTCCTCCGCACAGGCGTCCTCGCGGCTGCAGTCATCGTCAGCGCGGCGGGCGCGCTCTATCTGGTCCAGCACCATGCGGAGCAGCCGCGTTACGCAAAATTCACCTCAGAGAGCGCCGATCTGCGAACGATTGGCGGGATTGTCCGTTCCGCCTTCCATCTCAACAGCGAGGCATTGATCCAGTTCGGACTGCTCGTGCTGATTGCCACACCGGTTGCCCGCGTGGCGCTGGCCGCTGTGGGGTTCTATTTTGAACGCGACAATCTATACGTCGCTGTCAGCCTGATCGTGCTCACCATCCTCATCTTCAGTTTGAGCCACTCGAGCTAG
- a CDS encoding sulfite exporter TauE/SafE family protein encodes MTTLEFTLLLGLTAFIAGLLGALTGLGGGVVIVPALSLAFGVDIRYAIGASLVSVIATSSGSASAYVREGYSNIRIGMLLEIATTIGALFGAFLATYVTTGTIAIVFGVTLLYSAYQSVSDFRRSGGESAAEDALARRFKLHGTYPGPDGPIPYGVRNVPAGFGLMIGAGALSGLLGIGSGAVKVIAMDRAMRIPFKVSTTTSNFMIGVTAAASAGVYLSRGYIDPGLAMPVMLGVLCGALLGTKILVRASVPALRKVFAAVIFVLAAEMIFNGITGRI; translated from the coding sequence GTGACGACACTCGAATTCACTTTACTTCTTGGGTTGACGGCATTCATCGCAGGATTGCTTGGAGCGCTCACCGGCCTCGGTGGGGGTGTGGTCATCGTGCCCGCGCTGTCGCTCGCGTTCGGAGTGGATATCCGGTACGCGATCGGCGCCTCTCTGGTGTCCGTCATCGCCACATCCTCCGGTTCCGCGTCTGCATACGTCCGGGAAGGTTATTCCAACATCAGAATCGGAATGCTGCTGGAAATCGCAACAACGATCGGGGCTCTATTTGGAGCTTTCCTTGCAACCTACGTAACGACCGGGACCATTGCAATCGTCTTCGGCGTCACTCTGCTTTATTCGGCATACCAGTCCGTATCTGATTTCAGGCGTTCCGGCGGCGAGTCTGCAGCCGAAGACGCGCTGGCCAGGAGATTCAAGCTGCACGGTACGTATCCCGGGCCCGATGGGCCTATTCCGTACGGCGTGCGAAATGTTCCAGCCGGGTTCGGTTTGATGATCGGGGCAGGTGCATTGTCGGGACTGCTGGGGATCGGTTCAGGCGCCGTAAAAGTGATCGCGATGGATCGGGCGATGCGGATTCCCTTCAAGGTCTCGACCACGACGAGCAATTTCATGATCGGCGTCACCGCCGCGGCGAGCGCGGGCGTTTACCTCAGCCGCGGTTACATCGATCCGGGCCTTGCGATGCCGGTTATGCTTGGCGTGCTTTGCGGCGCATTGCTCGGCACCAAAATCCTTGTTCGCGCAAGCGTTCCCGCCTTGAGGAAAGTATTCGCGGCAGTGATCTTCGTGCTGGCGGCGGAGATGATTTTTAACGGAATAACCGGAAGGATCTGA
- a CDS encoding ABC transporter permease translates to MNKIGLVAAREFVTTISNRGFIVGLLIMPAVMFLLIRVAPRILNAPSPEIHGGIVVIDPTGQVMPELHKTLDPAYIKGQRMRNLIRGMSESGAASGGPGSNPLSGQGAAPPVLEILERPADAAVQKEKDWLMDKTATPSRLAVVVIHPDAVTRGAGRRGYGAYDLYVSPSLNDETEGVIYEALRDALVRVRLRANNVDQAAIEAAMLVVPPRSVLVAAGGEQQTQRGFMRALPFILGLMLFMGVMIGGQTLMTSTIEEKSSRVVEILLSAVSPIELMAGKLIGQLGVSLSVLLVYIGLGLYALSTFSMLSAVDPKLVLYLIVFFLITYLVYGALMMSIGAAVNQLSDAQSLMGPIMLLLIAPYILAPIIGRAPNSTFSVAVSFVPPVNTFAMIARMASDSPPPSWQIWLTALIGIGAACVTVWFAGKVFKIGLLMHGKPPNFATLIRWAREA, encoded by the coding sequence ATGAACAAGATCGGCCTTGTGGCGGCCAGGGAATTCGTCACAACGATTTCAAATAGAGGATTCATCGTCGGTTTGTTGATCATGCCGGCCGTCATGTTTCTGCTCATCCGGGTCGCGCCGAGAATTCTGAACGCGCCGTCGCCGGAGATTCATGGCGGCATCGTGGTGATCGATCCCACCGGACAGGTCATGCCGGAACTCCATAAAACGCTCGATCCGGCATATATCAAAGGTCAGCGCATGCGGAACTTGATTCGCGGGATGAGCGAATCCGGAGCCGCTTCCGGCGGACCGGGTTCCAATCCGCTTTCCGGGCAAGGCGCTGCGCCGCCTGTCCTTGAGATTCTCGAGCGGCCGGCGGACGCGGCGGTCCAGAAAGAGAAAGACTGGCTGATGGATAAGACGGCAACGCCCAGCCGGCTGGCAGTAGTCGTTATTCATCCCGATGCCGTCACTCGCGGCGCCGGGCGCCGGGGATACGGCGCCTATGATCTCTATGTTTCGCCGAGCCTGAACGACGAAACCGAAGGCGTGATCTATGAAGCTCTGCGCGATGCGCTGGTGCGCGTCCGGTTGCGCGCAAATAACGTCGATCAGGCTGCGATCGAAGCAGCAATGCTCGTTGTTCCGCCGCGCTCGGTGCTTGTCGCCGCAGGCGGCGAGCAGCAAACCCAGCGCGGGTTCATGCGCGCGCTGCCGTTCATCCTCGGTTTGATGCTGTTTATGGGAGTGATGATCGGGGGACAAACGCTGATGACCTCGACGATCGAGGAGAAATCGAGCCGCGTGGTGGAAATTCTGCTCAGCGCGGTGTCGCCGATCGAACTGATGGCCGGCAAGCTGATCGGCCAGCTGGGCGTGAGCCTGTCGGTGCTTCTGGTCTATATCGGACTGGGCTTGTATGCGCTGTCGACATTCTCAATGTTGAGTGCGGTGGATCCGAAGCTGGTGCTTTATCTGATTGTGTTCTTCCTGATTACCTATCTCGTCTACGGCGCGTTGATGATGTCGATCGGAGCGGCGGTGAATCAACTGTCCGACGCGCAATCGCTGATGGGACCCATCATGCTCCTGCTGATTGCTCCGTATATTCTGGCGCCGATTATCGGCCGCGCACCCAACTCCACGTTCAGCGTCGCCGTCAGTTTCGTGCCTCCCGTGAATACCTTCGCGATGATCGCGCGCATGGCTTCCGATTCACCTCCGCCGTCCTGGCAGATCTGGCTGACCGCTTTGATCGGCATCGGCGCTGCCTGTGTTACCGTCTGGTTCGCCGGTAAGGTCTTCAAGATCGGCCTGCTCATGCACGGCAAGCCGCCGAACTTCGCGACCCTGATCCGCTGGGCGCGCGAAGCCTGA
- a CDS encoding ATP-binding cassette domain-containing protein: METALELKAVTKIFGRTKAVDHIDLVVPRGGMYGFIGPSGAGKTTAIRMIMSILFPDSGTLSVLGRASATEAKDRIGYLPEERGVYRKMRVLAFLTFLAQLKGVAATAAAARATKLMAHLGLGDVGQKKCEDLSKGMLQRIQFIGSIINQPDLIILDEPFGGLDPVSVRLMKEVIAEENQRGATILFSTHVMEHAEEMCRHIVMIHQGRKVLDEPMEGLRRQFDTRTIYLEPLDPAARAGVLESMPMVESVKESNGGYTIRLGEKSDPASAMREIVNAIPPARIEFERVRLEDLFIRIVTGDGLSDEHATELRAHLRGLSGAGVGL; encoded by the coding sequence TTGGAAACTGCGCTCGAGCTGAAAGCTGTCACAAAGATATTCGGCAGAACCAAGGCTGTCGATCACATCGATCTGGTTGTGCCGCGGGGCGGGATGTATGGATTCATCGGCCCGAGCGGGGCTGGGAAGACGACAGCCATTCGCATGATCATGTCGATCCTTTTCCCGGACTCCGGAACGCTGTCGGTTCTCGGGCGCGCCTCCGCGACGGAAGCAAAAGATCGCATCGGCTACCTTCCTGAAGAGCGTGGTGTTTACCGGAAGATGCGTGTGCTCGCGTTCCTGACATTCCTGGCGCAGCTGAAAGGCGTTGCCGCAACTGCCGCGGCGGCACGGGCAACGAAATTGATGGCGCATCTCGGCCTCGGCGATGTCGGCCAGAAAAAATGTGAGGATCTCTCGAAGGGGATGCTTCAGCGAATTCAATTTATCGGCTCGATCATCAATCAACCCGACTTGATCATTCTCGACGAACCATTCGGCGGCCTCGACCCTGTCAGCGTGCGGCTCATGAAGGAAGTGATCGCGGAAGAAAACCAGCGCGGTGCGACGATCCTTTTCTCCACACACGTGATGGAGCATGCGGAGGAAATGTGCAGGCACATCGTCATGATCCATCAGGGCCGGAAAGTGCTGGACGAACCCATGGAAGGACTGCGGCGGCAGTTCGATACACGCACGATCTATCTGGAGCCGCTCGATCCCGCGGCGCGGGCCGGCGTTCTGGAATCGATGCCGATGGTCGAATCGGTGAAAGAATCGAACGGCGGTTACACGATCCGGCTCGGCGAGAAATCCGATCCCGCGTCCGCGATGCGCGAGATCGTAAACGCCATACCGCCGGCCCGCATTGAATTCGAGCGCGTCCGGCTCGAAGACCTTTTTATTCGCATCGTCACGGGAGACGGATTATCGGATGAACATGCGACCGAACTCCGCGCGCACCTGCGCGGATTGAGCGGAGCCGGAGTGGGCTTATGA
- a CDS encoding rhodanese-like domain-containing protein produces MYFRQFYLGCLAHASYLIGSGAEAAVVDPQRDVDIYIEDAKAQGLQIKHVIETHLHADFVSGHHELAARTGAQIYFGSAAAPKFDCVPVHEGDEIVMGDVILRFLETPGHTPESISVLIFDREKSGTVPYGVLTGDTLFIGDVGRPDLLGSRMAAPDLAGMLHDSLHRKLMLLPDETRVFPAHGAGSMCGRHISSETSSTIGDQRRFNYALQPMTRDQFIQMMTTDLPEAPAYFSRDARINLEGPALIEELPEPLALAPEAVQKMQRGGHLILDTRPSSQYGASHIRGSLNIALGGQFASWAGSLIKPDVPLIIIAENYEGVREARTRLARVGLEQVSGYLKDGVLAWHEAGLPLDTVEQISVEELRQRIDERSVETVIDVRRPPEWNNGHVAGAAHMPLSHLTASAASLDRSTKLAVMCAGGYRSSIACSLLEQLGFRNIANVGGGITAWTNAGLPVVV; encoded by the coding sequence ATGTATTTTCGTCAGTTCTATCTGGGCTGTCTTGCACACGCTTCGTATCTCATCGGGTCCGGCGCTGAAGCCGCCGTGGTCGATCCGCAGCGCGACGTCGACATCTATATAGAGGACGCGAAGGCGCAGGGCCTCCAGATCAAACACGTCATCGAGACGCATCTTCATGCGGATTTCGTTTCCGGACACCACGAGCTTGCCGCGCGGACCGGAGCACAGATTTATTTCGGCTCGGCGGCAGCGCCGAAGTTTGATTGCGTTCCCGTACACGAAGGAGACGAGATCGTGATGGGCGATGTGATCCTCCGGTTTCTTGAAACGCCGGGACACACTCCGGAGTCCATCAGCGTGCTCATTTTCGACCGCGAAAAATCCGGCACGGTGCCATACGGCGTGCTCACCGGCGACACGCTGTTTATCGGCGATGTCGGGCGTCCGGATCTGCTGGGCTCCCGCATGGCCGCGCCCGACCTGGCAGGCATGCTTCATGACTCGCTTCATCGCAAGCTGATGCTCTTGCCGGATGAAACCAGAGTCTTCCCGGCGCACGGCGCAGGCTCGATGTGCGGCCGCCACATTTCCAGCGAAACATCTTCAACGATCGGCGACCAGCGCCGGTTCAACTATGCGTTGCAGCCCATGACGCGCGACCAGTTCATCCAGATGATGACCACGGACCTGCCCGAAGCGCCGGCATACTTCAGCCGCGACGCCCGGATCAACCTCGAGGGTCCTGCTCTCATCGAAGAGTTACCGGAGCCGCTGGCCCTGGCTCCGGAAGCCGTGCAGAAGATGCAGCGCGGCGGACATCTTATTCTCGACACGCGGCCGTCGTCTCAATATGGGGCAAGCCACATCAGAGGTTCGCTGAACATCGCGCTCGGCGGCCAGTTTGCGTCATGGGCCGGAAGCCTCATCAAACCGGATGTTCCGCTGATCATCATCGCCGAGAACTACGAAGGCGTCCGCGAAGCCCGAACGCGCTTGGCCCGGGTCGGCCTCGAACAGGTTTCCGGATATCTGAAAGATGGCGTGCTGGCCTGGCACGAGGCCGGTTTACCGCTCGATACGGTCGAACAGATTTCGGTCGAAGAGCTCCGGCAAAGAATCGATGAACGCTCCGTGGAGACGGTCATCGACGTCCGGCGGCCTCCGGAGTGGAACAACGGCCACGTTGCAGGAGCTGCGCACATGCCGTTGAGTCATCTGACGGCATCGGCCGCCTCGCTGGATCGAAGTACGAAACTTGCGGTCATGTGTGCCGGCGGCTACCGATCGTCGATCGCGTGCAGTCTGCTCGAACAACTGGGCTTCAGGAATATCGCCAACGTCGGCGGCGGAATCACCGCCTGGACGAATGCCGGACTGCCGGTTGTGGTATGA